From the genome of Oceanococcus atlanticus:
TGCCTTCCGGCATGCTGGCCAGCAACGGATCGGCCAGGGCCGCGAAAATGTCCTGTGCGAACGGCACCATGGGCACGATGCACACCAGCACGCCGAGCACGATGCGCAACAGGCGATCGCGCAATTCCAGCAGATGGGCGATCAGCGGCTGTTCTTTGAGGGCTTCTTTGTGGCTGTCCGAGGACGCCTTGTGCGGCTTGCCCATCAGTCGGTTTTCTTGTCGTCCGCAGCGGACGGGCTCTGGCCAGTGCCGCTGTTGTCGTCCAGATCAATCTTCTGATTGAGCAAACGACGTGAATCCTCGACGTACTGTTTCATCTCCGCACGCTGCACCTCACGATCCAGCTCGCTGGTCATCTGGCGCACATAGCCGCGTGCACGCCCGGCCCAGTAGCCGACCGTGCGCGCGACTTTGGGCAGGCGCTCAGGACCGAGCACCAGCAGGCCGATGACCGCCAGCAGCAGCAGTTCGGAAAAACCGACGTCTAGCATTGAGGGTTAAGCCGATTTGTCGCTGTCAGCGGGCTTTTTTTCTTCGCTGAATTCGGCCACGCCCTCGGCTTTGTCATCGTCCAGGGCTTCGGGTTCGTCCGGCTTGAGGGCATCTTCGTTGCCGTCCTTGACCGCCGATTTGAAGCTCTTGACTGCGGACCCGAGATCCCCGCCGATGTTGCGCAGCTTCTTGGTTCCGAACAGCAGCACCACGATCGCCAGCACGATCAACAATTGCCAGATACTGATACCACCCAATCCCATCAGGATTCTCCTTTGTTGCGCGCCGCCTTTTCTGCCAGACCCGAGACACCTTCACGGCGTGCCAGCTCAGCCAGAACATCGTCCGGGCTCAGGCCTGCGTCGGCCAGCAGGACCAGCGCATGGAACCACAGATCAGCCATTTCATAAACCAGCGGCTGCGTGTCATCGCCGGTCCCGGCGAGCACCGTTTCGACCGCTTCTTCACCCAGCTTCTGGAGAATTTTGTGACGGCCCTTGGCGTACAGACTGGCTGCGTAGGACGAGCCGGGATCAGCACTCTTGCGCTGCTCCAGCTGTCCGGCCAGCGCCTTGAGCGTGGTCGCAGACGGTGGCGGCGCATCCTGCCAGCCGGCGACATCCGCACTACGATAGAAACAACTTGTTTCACCGGTGTGACAGGCTGGCCCGGCCGGGTCCACCAACAGCAGCAGACAATCGCCGTCGCAGTCCAGGCGCAGGTCAACAACCCGCTGGGTGTTGCCCGAGGTCAGACCCTTGACCCAGATTTCCCCGCGCGAGCGCGACCAGAACGTGGCCTGGCCCGTCGTGATGGTCTGCTCCAACGCCTCGGCATTCATCCACGCCTGCATCAGTACAGTGCCGTTCACACGGTCCTGCACCACGGCACATACCAGCCCGTCGGCATTCCACTTGACCGCGTCGGCCAGACTCACCGGCGCATCTCCAGACCGTGCGCAGCCAGGAATTCCTTGGCCTCACCAACGGTGTGCTGACCGTAATGAAAGATGGAGGCCGCAAGCACCGCGTCTGCGCGCCCCTGCTCAAAGCCGTCCTTGAGGTGCTCAAGGGTGCCCACGCCGCCGGATGCGATCACCGGCACATCCACAGCATCGGAGATGGCGCGGGTCACTTCCAGGTCAAAACCTTCCTTGGTGCCATCCCGGTCCATGCTCGTCAGCAACAATTCGCCGGCGCCCATTTCAACCATTTTGACAGCCCATTCCACCGCATCCAGTCCGGTGTCCTTACGGCCACCATGGGTGAATACGTTCCAGCGCGGCTCTTCCTTGCGCTTGTTGACGCGCTTGGCGTCAATTGCGACCACAATGCACTGCGCCCCGAAGCGATCCGCCGAACGGGTCACAAGTTCTGGTTCGGTCACGGCCGCGGTGTTGATCGAGACCTTGTCCGCGCCACAACGCAGCAGGCGGCGCACGTCATTGGTGCTGCGCACACCACCGCCAACGGTTAGCGGAATGGAGATTTCCGCGGCGACCTGCTCAACGATGGGATACAGGGTTTCACGCTTTTCCGAACTTGCCGTGATGTCCAGGAATACCAGCTCATCGGCCATTTGCTGATCGTAACGACGGGCCACTTCGACCGGGTCACCGGCATCGCGGATTTCCAGGAACTTGACGCCCTTGACCACGCGCCCACGATCAATATCCAGGCACGGAATGATGCGCTTGGAGAGGGGCACTACTCGCGCCCCATCTTGTCGTCGACGTAGGCCTGGCAGGTCTTGAGATCCAGATCGCCTTCATACAGCGCACGCCCGATGATGGCGCCCATGACGCCGTCATCCTGCAAACCACAGGCAGCTTCGATGTCGGCCATGCCGCTGACACCACCGGACAGAATGACCGGGATGGTGATCTGGCTGGCCAGCTCGCGGGTCGACTCCAGGCTGGCGCCCTGCATCATGCCGTCTTTGCTGATGTCGGTGTAGATGATCGCCTCGACCCCATCACGCTCGAAATGCTGGGCCAGATCGATCACGTCATGATTGGACAGCTTGGACCAGCCATCGATGGCAACCTTGCCATCTTTGGCGTCCAGACCAACGATGATGTGGCTTGGGAATTCCACACACAGATCGCCCACAAAATGCGGTGCGGTCACGGCCTTGGTGCCAATTACGACATATTGAACGCCGGCCTCAAGAT
Proteins encoded in this window:
- the tatB gene encoding Sec-independent protein translocase protein TatB, encoding MLDVGFSELLLLAVIGLLVLGPERLPKVARTVGYWAGRARGYVRQMTSELDREVQRAEMKQYVEDSRRLLNQKIDLDDNSGTGQSPSAADDKKTD
- the tatA gene encoding Sec-independent protein translocase subunit TatA — its product is MGLGGISIWQLLIVLAIVVLLFGTKKLRNIGGDLGSAVKSFKSAVKDGNEDALKPDEPEALDDDKAEGVAEFSEEKKPADSDKSA
- the hisIE gene encoding bifunctional phosphoribosyl-AMP cyclohydrolase/phosphoribosyl-ATP diphosphatase HisIE, with translation MSLADAVKWNADGLVCAVVQDRVNGTVLMQAWMNAEALEQTITTGQATFWSRSRGEIWVKGLTSGNTQRVVDLRLDCDGDCLLLLVDPAGPACHTGETSCFYRSADVAGWQDAPPPSATTLKALAGQLEQRKSADPGSSYAASLYAKGRHKILQKLGEEAVETVLAGTGDDTQPLVYEMADLWFHALVLLADAGLSPDDVLAELARREGVSGLAEKAARNKGES
- the hisF gene encoding imidazole glycerol phosphate synthase subunit HisF — its product is MPLSKRIIPCLDIDRGRVVKGVKFLEIRDAGDPVEVARRYDQQMADELVFLDITASSEKRETLYPIVEQVAAEISIPLTVGGGVRSTNDVRRLLRCGADKVSINTAAVTEPELVTRSADRFGAQCIVVAIDAKRVNKRKEEPRWNVFTHGGRKDTGLDAVEWAVKMVEMGAGELLLTSMDRDGTKEGFDLEVTRAISDAVDVPVIASGGVGTLEHLKDGFEQGRADAVLAASIFHYGQHTVGEAKEFLAAHGLEMRR
- the hisA gene encoding 1-(5-phosphoribosyl)-5-[(5-phosphoribosylamino)methylideneamino]imidazole-4-carboxamide isomerase; amino-acid sequence: MLLIPAIDIKDGKCVRLRQGKMDDVTVFADDPAEIAARWIEQGARRIHVVDLDGALNGEPTNAEVVKRICQVSGSVPVQVGGGIRDEDTVEAYLEAGVQYVVIGTKAVTAPHFVGDLCVEFPSHIIVGLDAKDGKVAIDGWSKLSNHDVIDLAQHFERDGVEAIIYTDISKDGMMQGASLESTRELASQITIPVILSGGVSGMADIEAACGLQDDGVMGAIIGRALYEGDLDLKTCQAYVDDKMGRE